From a region of the Gordonia sp. PP30 genome:
- the infC gene encoding translation initiation factor IF-3 — translation MDRGGHISTETRINDRIRVPEVRLVGPGGEQVGIVRVENALRLAEEADLDLVEVAPDARPPVCKIMDYGKFKYEAAQKQRESRRNQQMTVIKEQKLRPKIDDHDYETKKGHVVRFLEAGSKVKVTIMFRGREQSRPELGFRLLQRLAGDVADYGFVETSAKQDGRNMTMVLAPHKGSKTRAQAKQSASGS, via the coding sequence ATTGATCGAGGAGGCCACATCAGCACCGAGACCCGCATCAACGACCGCATCCGCGTCCCCGAGGTTCGACTTGTCGGCCCCGGCGGGGAGCAGGTGGGCATCGTGCGTGTTGAAAATGCGCTCCGCCTGGCTGAAGAAGCCGACTTGGACCTGGTGGAGGTCGCGCCCGACGCGCGCCCGCCGGTGTGCAAGATCATGGACTACGGCAAGTTCAAGTACGAGGCGGCGCAGAAGCAGCGCGAGTCCCGCCGTAACCAGCAGATGACCGTCATCAAGGAGCAGAAGCTCCGCCCGAAGATCGACGACCACGACTACGAGACCAAGAAGGGTCACGTGGTCCGGTTCCTCGAAGCGGGTTCCAAGGTGAAGGTCACCATCATGTTCCGCGGTCGCGAGCAGTCCCGCCCCGAGCTGGGCTTCCGGCTGCTCCAGCGGCTGGCCGGCGACGTCGCCGACTACGGCTTCGTCGAGACCTCGGCCAAGCAGGACGGCCGCAACATGACCATGGTCCTGGCCCCGCATAAGGGATCCAAGACCAGGGCGCAGGCCAAGCAGTCCGCTTCGGGCTCCTGA
- a CDS encoding DoxX family protein, giving the protein MILRKIARPLLASAFIASGAELLRAPAPVVETVQPMVDTGRDALPAPVAGKLPANAATAMRIAGAVQIGGGVLLATGKMPRFASGILAASIVPVTVYDSAFWTETDPVRREARKVGLIKNAGLLGGVLIAAGDTAGQPSLAWRTQHAIAEAEFAGKVAAREAQLAGKVGKRAAKRAAKRAARQALRSHGHPVAALALPVAVKAGSSAVSHLNDKAGDDFADFTDRAAVVADKARGRAEVAAVKAKANAPVLAEKARNRAEEAAAVIADRAPVVAEDAKDKAAELAGKVADRAPVVAEKARDGAEQARDLAADFASKVADRAPEVAEDAKEKAAAAGQKVARRVRKAQEKAAKKVAEAS; this is encoded by the coding sequence GTGATTCTCCGCAAGATCGCCCGTCCCCTACTCGCTTCCGCGTTCATCGCCTCGGGCGCCGAGTTGCTGCGCGCGCCGGCCCCCGTCGTCGAGACGGTGCAGCCGATGGTCGACACCGGCCGCGATGCGCTGCCCGCCCCGGTCGCGGGCAAACTGCCCGCCAATGCCGCGACGGCGATGCGGATCGCCGGTGCGGTGCAGATCGGCGGCGGCGTGCTGCTCGCCACCGGCAAGATGCCGCGCTTCGCGTCCGGCATTCTGGCCGCCTCGATCGTCCCGGTCACCGTCTACGACAGCGCGTTCTGGACCGAGACCGACCCGGTGCGCCGCGAGGCCCGCAAGGTCGGCCTGATCAAGAACGCCGGGCTCCTCGGCGGTGTCCTGATCGCCGCCGGTGACACCGCGGGCCAGCCGTCGCTCGCGTGGCGCACCCAGCACGCCATCGCCGAGGCCGAGTTCGCCGGCAAAGTCGCTGCCAGGGAAGCCCAGCTGGCCGGCAAGGTCGGCAAGCGGGCGGCCAAGCGCGCCGCGAAGCGGGCCGCCCGTCAGGCCCTCCGGTCGCACGGCCACCCGGTCGCCGCCCTCGCCCTCCCGGTCGCCGTCAAGGCCGGATCGTCGGCCGTCTCGCACCTGAACGACAAGGCCGGCGACGACTTCGCCGACTTCACCGACCGGGCCGCGGTCGTGGCCGACAAGGCACGCGGCCGTGCCGAGGTCGCCGCGGTGAAGGCCAAGGCCAACGCGCCGGTGCTCGCCGAGAAGGCCCGTAACCGGGCCGAGGAGGCCGCCGCGGTGATCGCCGACCGCGCCCCCGTGGTCGCCGAGGACGCCAAGGACAAGGCCGCCGAGCTGGCCGGCAAGGTCGCCGACCGCGCGCCGGTGGTCGCCGAGAAGGCCCGCGACGGTGCCGAGCAGGCCCGCGACCTGGCCGCGGACTTCGCGAGCAAGGTGGCCGACCGGGCACCCGAGGTGGCCGAGGACGCGAAGGAGAAGGCCGCCGCGGCCGGCCAGAAGGTGGCCCGCCGCGTCCGCAAGGCGCAGGAGAAGGCCGCGAAGAAGGTCGCCGAGGCGAGCTGA
- a CDS encoding MBL fold metallo-hydrolase: protein MSIPVTISDDYTGDVTPAPDHHGVRAQRRILDDATIVKMSVGPMDNNVYVVTDAATGKSLLIDAANDPESILILLDALPGELTQIVTTHGHFDHWQALEDVDRATHVPTAAGEADAPELPVAPTRLLHDGDTIEVGGLTLDVIHVVGHTPGSIVLALTEKSGRVHLFTGDSLFPGGVGKTWQPGDFEILLNDVETKLFGRYGDDTVVYPGHGKDTTLGAERPSLPEWRERGW, encoded by the coding sequence ATGAGCATTCCAGTGACGATCTCCGACGACTACACCGGCGACGTGACGCCCGCGCCGGACCATCACGGCGTCCGCGCCCAGCGCCGGATCCTCGACGACGCGACGATCGTCAAGATGTCGGTCGGCCCGATGGACAACAACGTGTACGTCGTGACCGACGCCGCGACCGGCAAGAGCCTGCTGATCGATGCCGCCAACGACCCCGAATCGATCCTCATCCTGCTCGACGCACTGCCCGGCGAGCTGACCCAGATCGTCACCACGCACGGCCACTTCGACCACTGGCAGGCCCTCGAAGACGTGGACCGCGCGACGCACGTCCCGACCGCGGCCGGCGAGGCCGATGCCCCCGAACTGCCCGTCGCCCCGACGCGGCTCCTGCACGACGGCGACACCATCGAGGTCGGCGGCCTCACGCTCGACGTGATCCACGTGGTCGGCCACACCCCCGGCTCCATCGTCCTCGCCCTCACCGAGAAGAGCGGCCGCGTCCACCTGTTCACCGGTGATTCGCTGTTCCCCGGCGGCGTCGGCAAGACCTGGCAGCCGGGCGATTTCGAGATCCTGCTGAACGACGTGGAGACCAAGCTGTTCGGGCGGTACGGCGACGACACCGTCGTCTACCCGGGTCACGGCAAGGACACCACGCTGGGCGCCGAGCGCCCGAGCCTTCCGGAGTGGCGCGAGCGGGGCTGGTAG
- a CDS encoding RNA methyltransferase — translation MDVLTERSSRVVSLSKLHRAPVRRAEGRFLAEGANSVDAALATGRAQQLLVRSDDAERFAGLIDRAEAAGLPVHLLNARAADKLAETTTAPGIIAVCELLTGPVDDDALAGAGFLVVAVEPREPGNLGTLIRCADAMGADAVVLLGDCVDPHNGKCVRASAGSVFHVPLLTDRDIAGALDRIRAAGRTTLATTMDGEVPLPAAGELLARPHAWLFGNEAHGLPGDVLAAADHRVSIPIRGRAESLNLAAASAICLYASAHAGN, via the coding sequence ATGGACGTTCTCACCGAACGCTCGTCACGGGTCGTTTCGCTGTCCAAGCTTCATCGCGCCCCGGTACGACGTGCCGAGGGCCGTTTCCTCGCCGAGGGCGCCAACAGCGTCGACGCCGCCCTCGCCACCGGCCGGGCACAACAGTTGCTGGTCCGGTCCGACGACGCCGAGCGCTTCGCCGGGCTCATCGACCGCGCCGAAGCGGCCGGTCTTCCGGTGCACCTGCTCAACGCGCGCGCCGCGGACAAACTCGCCGAGACGACCACCGCGCCCGGCATCATCGCGGTCTGTGAACTCCTGACCGGACCGGTGGACGACGACGCCCTCGCGGGCGCCGGATTCCTCGTCGTGGCCGTCGAACCACGGGAGCCCGGGAACCTCGGCACCCTGATTCGCTGTGCCGACGCGATGGGCGCCGACGCGGTGGTGCTGCTGGGGGACTGCGTGGACCCGCACAACGGCAAATGCGTCCGGGCCAGCGCGGGCAGCGTCTTCCATGTCCCGCTGCTGACCGACCGTGACATCGCCGGGGCGCTCGACCGTATCCGTGCTGCCGGCCGCACCACCCTCGCCACCACGATGGACGGGGAGGTGCCGCTGCCCGCCGCGGGCGAGCTGCTGGCCCGGCCGCACGCGTGGCTCTTCGGCAACGAAGCGCACGGCCTGCCCGGCGACGTCCTTGCCGCCGCCGACCATCGGGTGTCGATCCCGATCCGCGGCCGCGCGGAGAGTCTCAACCTCGCGGCCGCGTCGGCGATCTGCCTTTACGCCTCAGCTCACGCCGGGAACTGA
- a CDS encoding DUF1844 domain-containing protein: MSADSHSTDPSGTPESSADDQVRELATIPAIEVITRAAVMLMSAAAEKIGPEAGGDEQYRDLPEARALITALAGLVTASAGDLGLHRKPIRDGLTALQLAFREASAYPDAPGEGPGEKLTGPVKG; the protein is encoded by the coding sequence GTGAGCGCAGATTCCCACTCGACCGATCCGTCCGGCACGCCGGAGTCCTCCGCCGACGACCAGGTCCGCGAGCTGGCCACCATTCCGGCCATCGAGGTGATCACCCGCGCCGCCGTCATGCTGATGAGCGCGGCGGCGGAGAAGATCGGTCCCGAGGCCGGCGGTGACGAACAGTACCGCGACCTGCCGGAGGCCCGCGCCCTGATCACCGCGCTCGCCGGTCTCGTCACCGCCTCCGCGGGCGACCTGGGCCTGCACCGCAAGCCGATCCGCGACGGCCTCACGGCCCTGCAGCTCGCGTTCCGGGAGGCCAGCGCCTACCCCGACGCCCCGGGCGAGGGCCCGGGCGAGAAGCTGACCGGCCCGGTCAAGGGATAG
- the rpmI gene encoding 50S ribosomal protein L35 yields MPKSKTHKGTAKRFKVTGSGKIVREKAGKRHLLEHKSSRVTRRMSGTEVVSEADAPRIKRLLNK; encoded by the coding sequence ATGCCTAAGAGCAAGACTCACAAGGGCACCGCGAAGCGATTCAAGGTGACCGGCAGCGGCAAGATCGTGCGCGAGAAGGCCGGCAAGCGCCACCTCCTGGAGCACAAGTCGTCGCGCGTCACCCGCCGGATGAGCGGCACCGAGGTGGTCAGCGAGGCCGACGCCCCGCGCATCAAGCGCCTGCTCAACAAGTGA
- the rplT gene encoding 50S ribosomal protein L20, whose amino-acid sequence MARVKRAVNAQKKRRSTLEASKGYRGQRSRLYRKAKEQQLHSLTYAYRDRRARKGEFRKLWIQRINAAVRANDMTYNRFIQGLKLAGVEVDRKVLADLAVTDPTAFTGLVEVARKALPADVNAPAA is encoded by the coding sequence ATGGCACGTGTGAAAAGGGCCGTCAACGCCCAGAAGAAGCGCCGCAGCACCCTCGAAGCGTCGAAGGGCTACCGCGGCCAGCGTTCGCGCCTCTACCGCAAGGCCAAGGAGCAGCAGCTCCACTCGCTGACCTACGCGTACCGCGATCGCCGCGCACGCAAGGGTGAGTTCCGCAAGCTGTGGATCCAGCGCATCAACGCCGCGGTCCGCGCCAACGACATGACCTACAACCGCTTCATCCAGGGCCTCAAGCTCGCGGGTGTCGAGGTGGACCGCAAGGTGCTGGCCGACCTGGCCGTCACCGACCCGACCGCCTTCACCGGCCTGGTCGAGGTCGCGCGCAAGGCGCTCCCGGCCGACGTCAACGCGCCGGCTGCCTGA
- the uvrA gene encoding excinuclease ABC subunit UvrA — translation MVDRLIVRGAREHNLRGIDVDLPRDSLICFTGLSGSGKSSLAFDTIFAEGQRRYVESLSAYARQFLGQMDKPDVDFIEGLSPAVSIDQKSTNRNPRSTVGTITEVYDYLRLLYARAGTPHCPVCGEKISRQTPQQIVDQVLDMEEGTRFQVLAPVVRTRKGEFVDLFAELQTQGFARARVDGVVHQLADPPKLKKQEKHDIDVVVDRLVVKPSAKQRLTDSVETALRLADGIVVLDFVDRAEDDPERTRRFSEKMACPNHHPIAIDDLEPRSFSFNSPYGACPVCDGLGVRKEVDESLVVPDPDMTLAEGAIAPWSTGHNAEYFGRLIGGLAEQMGFDLDTPWNKLPRNARKALLDGSDHQVHVKFRNRYGRTRSYYTEFEGVMAFLTRRADATESEQMKERYEGYMRDVPCPACSGTRLRPEILAVTLHSPEHGDKSIAEVTALSVAECAEYLDSLALGEREAAIAGRVLKEVQARITFLLDVGLEYLSLARAAGTLSGGEAQRIRLATQIGAGLAGVLYVLDEPSIGLHQRDNRRLIDTLVRLRDLGNTLIVVEHDEDTIRAADWIVDIGPRAGEHGGQVVHSGSYKALLKNKESLTGAYLSGRKTLEVPDLRRPIDRKRQLTVVGARENNLRGIDVKFPLGVLTAVTGVSGSGKSTLVNDILATVLANKLNGARQVPGHHTRITGLEHLDKLVQVDQSPIGRTPRSNPATYTGVFDKIRTLFAATTEAKVRGYQPGRFSFNVKGGRCEACMGEGTIKIEMNFLPDVYVPCEVCHGARYNRETLEVHYKGKTIAEVLDMPIEEAAEFFEPVSSIHRYLKTLVDVGLGYVRLGQPAPTLSGGEAQRVKLAAELQKRSTGRTVYVLDEPTTGLHFEDIHKLLLVINGLVDKGNTVIVIEHNLDVIKTADWVIDMGPEGGSGGGTVVAQGTPEQIAATPASHTGGFLRPLLPAEESAS, via the coding sequence GTGGTAGATCGCCTGATCGTCCGGGGTGCGCGTGAGCACAATCTGCGTGGCATCGACGTCGATCTGCCGCGTGATTCGCTGATCTGCTTCACCGGCCTGTCCGGGTCCGGGAAGTCGTCGCTCGCCTTCGACACGATCTTCGCCGAGGGACAGCGCCGCTACGTCGAGTCGCTGTCGGCGTACGCGCGCCAGTTCCTCGGGCAGATGGACAAGCCCGACGTCGACTTCATCGAGGGTCTCTCGCCCGCGGTCTCCATCGACCAGAAGTCGACCAACCGCAACCCGCGGTCGACGGTCGGCACCATCACCGAGGTGTACGACTACCTGCGCCTGCTCTACGCCCGCGCCGGTACCCCGCACTGCCCGGTGTGCGGGGAGAAGATCTCCCGGCAGACGCCGCAGCAGATCGTCGACCAGGTGCTCGACATGGAGGAGGGGACCCGGTTCCAGGTCCTCGCTCCGGTGGTCCGGACGCGCAAGGGCGAGTTCGTCGACCTGTTCGCCGAACTCCAGACCCAGGGTTTCGCGCGTGCCCGCGTCGACGGGGTGGTGCATCAGCTCGCCGATCCGCCGAAGCTCAAGAAGCAGGAGAAGCACGACATCGACGTCGTCGTCGACCGCCTGGTGGTGAAGCCGTCGGCCAAGCAGCGGCTCACCGATTCGGTGGAGACCGCGCTGCGGCTCGCCGACGGGATCGTCGTGCTCGACTTCGTCGACCGCGCTGAGGACGACCCGGAACGGACTCGCCGCTTCTCCGAGAAGATGGCCTGCCCCAATCACCATCCGATCGCGATCGACGACCTGGAACCGCGCAGCTTCTCGTTCAACTCGCCGTACGGTGCGTGCCCGGTGTGCGACGGCCTCGGCGTCCGCAAGGAAGTGGACGAGTCGCTGGTGGTTCCCGACCCGGACATGACCCTCGCCGAGGGGGCCATCGCCCCGTGGTCCACCGGCCACAACGCCGAATACTTCGGCCGGCTCATCGGCGGGCTCGCCGAACAGATGGGCTTCGATCTGGACACCCCGTGGAACAAACTGCCGCGCAACGCCCGCAAGGCGCTGCTCGACGGCTCCGACCATCAGGTGCACGTCAAGTTCCGCAACCGCTACGGCCGCACGCGCAGCTACTACACCGAGTTCGAGGGCGTGATGGCCTTCCTGACGCGCCGGGCCGACGCCACCGAATCCGAGCAGATGAAGGAGCGGTACGAGGGCTACATGCGCGACGTGCCGTGCCCGGCCTGCTCGGGGACGCGGCTGCGCCCGGAGATCCTGGCCGTCACGCTGCACAGCCCGGAGCACGGCGACAAGTCGATCGCCGAGGTCACCGCGCTGTCGGTGGCCGAGTGCGCCGAATACCTCGATTCGCTGGCGCTCGGCGAGCGCGAGGCCGCCATCGCCGGGCGCGTCCTCAAAGAGGTGCAGGCGCGCATCACCTTCCTGCTCGACGTCGGCCTGGAATACCTCTCGCTGGCGCGCGCCGCGGGCACACTGTCCGGTGGCGAGGCGCAGCGTATCCGGCTCGCGACGCAGATCGGCGCCGGCCTCGCCGGGGTGCTGTACGTGCTCGACGAGCCGTCGATCGGTCTCCACCAGCGCGACAACCGCCGCCTGATCGACACCCTGGTGCGCCTGCGCGACCTGGGCAACACGCTGATCGTCGTCGAGCACGACGAGGACACCATCCGCGCCGCCGACTGGATCGTCGACATCGGCCCGCGCGCCGGCGAGCACGGCGGGCAGGTCGTGCACAGCGGCAGTTACAAGGCGCTGCTGAAGAACAAGGAATCGCTGACCGGCGCCTACCTGTCGGGCCGCAAGACCCTCGAGGTGCCCGACCTGCGGCGGCCGATCGACCGCAAGCGCCAGCTGACCGTCGTCGGCGCCCGCGAGAACAATCTGCGCGGCATCGACGTGAAATTCCCGCTCGGGGTGCTGACCGCCGTCACCGGGGTGTCCGGGTCGGGCAAGTCGACCCTGGTCAACGACATTCTGGCCACCGTCCTCGCCAACAAGCTCAACGGTGCACGACAGGTTCCCGGCCACCACACCCGCATCACCGGGCTCGAGCACCTCGACAAGCTGGTCCAGGTGGACCAGTCGCCGATCGGCCGCACCCCGCGCTCCAACCCGGCCACCTACACCGGCGTCTTCGACAAGATCCGAACCCTGTTCGCGGCCACCACCGAGGCCAAGGTGCGCGGCTACCAGCCCGGACGGTTCTCGTTCAACGTCAAGGGCGGCCGCTGCGAGGCGTGCATGGGCGAGGGCACCATCAAGATCGAGATGAACTTCCTGCCCGACGTCTACGTCCCGTGCGAGGTCTGCCACGGTGCGCGATACAACCGCGAAACGCTGGAAGTCCACTACAAGGGCAAGACCATCGCCGAGGTGCTCGACATGCCGATCGAGGAGGCCGCCGAATTCTTCGAGCCGGTCAGCTCGATCCACCGCTACCTCAAGACGCTGGTCGACGTCGGCCTCGGCTACGTGCGCCTCGGGCAGCCCGCGCCGACGCTGTCCGGTGGCGAGGCGCAGCGCGTGAAGCTGGCCGCCGAACTGCAGAAGCGCTCGACGGGCCGCACCGTCTACGTGCTCGACGAGCCCACCACAGGCCTGCACTTCGAGGACATCCACAAGCTGCTGCTGGTGATCAACGGCCTGGTCGACAAGGGCAACACGGTGATCGTCATCGAGCACAACCTCGACGTGATCAAGACCGCCGACTGGGTGATCGACATGGGGCCGGAGGGTGGCAGCGGCGGCGGCACCGTCGTCGCGCAGGGCACCCCCGAACAGATCGCGGCCACCCCGGCGTCACACACCGGCGGCTTCCTGCGGCCCTTGCTCCCCGCCGAGGAGTCCGCCAGCTGA
- a CDS encoding protein kinase, protein MPVAPGSDIAGYRVVAQLGSGAMGDVYLVENPHLMRREAMKVISVGGTSNPDFQTRFTNEARTAAALDHPSIITVYAYGVENDAPWFTMSYLDGPDLASVRLSTADVINAVSQVADALDYAHARQVVHRDIKPANIVITRDEHGKLRRAVVLDFGIARLADSPQLTAANSVVGTMAYTAPEIISGQTADAMSDQYALACTTYTLLAGTTPFHGDTSAAIMMAHLQQPTPSIAQVRPDLAALAPVLERAMAKAPAARFPDCRTFAAELQRALGQTPGGTATAVAPVPPAGAPSQPSHPSQPSHPSQPSYPTANTGGQPSAMPPGFTGFPGQQSHPSVPGTAGQTAWSPMASYPGQPGYPGAPVPPKKSRKALWISLAAIAAVVIVAVPLGIFLANMGGDDDAPPTASAATQAQLASFVGTVCAVQHDALYCWGNNGDGQLADGTKDDRATPVKINGLTNVTAVSVGGYLPSSSDSSATISVCAVADGHAYCWGSGLFGVLGDQDDGDRGTPYQVPGLGKVTAIATDFHTTCAVSDGDVYCWGWNANGEGGRGSSAGQINTPTKVDGIGGVASISMRLGTTCALTTEHKAYCWGDNRNGQLGNGNTSDEYQPQLVGNLLDKKVTSIAVGGGSSSTSRFSQVCAVADHQLYCWGAPIGDGSSDQTTPALVSGVEKVEAVTTDLNTVCTVASGDVYCWGSDGYSQAGGSGDPKIVNSPRQVNGLSKVTAVMTGTLTSCARSGDDLYCWGDGEIGQLGNGSKTEKTATPQKVQFPA, encoded by the coding sequence GTGCCCGTCGCACCAGGTTCTGACATCGCCGGTTACCGGGTTGTCGCCCAGCTCGGGTCGGGCGCCATGGGCGACGTCTATCTGGTCGAGAACCCGCATCTGATGCGCCGGGAAGCGATGAAGGTGATCTCGGTCGGCGGGACCTCGAACCCCGACTTCCAGACGCGCTTCACCAACGAGGCCCGCACCGCGGCCGCCCTCGATCACCCGAGCATCATCACCGTCTACGCGTACGGCGTGGAGAACGACGCCCCGTGGTTCACCATGAGCTACCTCGACGGCCCCGACCTGGCGTCGGTGCGGCTCTCCACCGCCGACGTGATCAACGCCGTCTCACAGGTCGCCGACGCCCTCGACTACGCGCACGCGCGGCAGGTGGTGCATCGCGACATCAAGCCGGCGAACATCGTGATCACCCGCGACGAGCACGGCAAGCTCCGCCGCGCCGTGGTGCTCGACTTCGGCATCGCGCGGCTGGCCGACTCGCCGCAGCTCACCGCGGCGAACTCGGTGGTCGGCACCATGGCGTACACGGCGCCCGAGATCATCTCCGGCCAGACCGCCGACGCGATGTCCGATCAGTACGCGCTCGCCTGCACCACGTACACGCTGCTGGCCGGCACCACGCCGTTCCACGGGGACACCTCGGCCGCGATCATGATGGCGCACCTGCAGCAGCCGACGCCGTCGATCGCCCAGGTCCGTCCCGACCTCGCCGCGCTCGCCCCGGTGCTGGAGCGCGCCATGGCCAAGGCCCCGGCCGCCCGCTTCCCCGACTGCCGCACCTTCGCCGCGGAACTGCAGCGCGCGCTCGGCCAGACGCCGGGCGGCACCGCGACCGCGGTGGCGCCGGTGCCACCGGCCGGCGCGCCGAGTCAGCCGTCGCACCCCTCCCAGCCGTCACATCCCTCCCAGCCGTCGTATCCGACCGCGAACACCGGCGGCCAGCCGTCGGCGATGCCGCCCGGCTTCACCGGATTCCCCGGTCAGCAGAGCCATCCGAGCGTGCCGGGCACGGCCGGACAGACCGCGTGGTCGCCGATGGCGTCGTACCCGGGCCAGCCCGGCTATCCCGGCGCGCCCGTGCCGCCGAAGAAGAGCCGCAAGGCGCTGTGGATCTCACTGGCGGCGATCGCCGCGGTGGTCATCGTCGCGGTGCCCCTCGGGATCTTCCTCGCGAACATGGGCGGCGACGACGACGCGCCACCGACCGCGTCCGCCGCCACACAGGCTCAGCTGGCGTCGTTCGTCGGCACCGTCTGCGCCGTCCAGCACGACGCGCTGTACTGCTGGGGCAACAACGGCGACGGCCAGCTGGCCGACGGCACCAAGGACGACCGGGCGACACCGGTCAAGATCAACGGCCTGACCAATGTCACCGCCGTCTCGGTCGGCGGATACCTGCCGAGCAGCAGTGATTCGTCGGCGACGATCTCGGTGTGCGCCGTCGCCGACGGCCACGCGTACTGCTGGGGCAGCGGCCTGTTCGGCGTCCTCGGCGACCAGGACGACGGCGACCGCGGCACCCCCTACCAGGTGCCGGGGCTCGGCAAGGTCACCGCGATCGCCACCGACTTCCACACGACCTGCGCGGTCTCCGACGGCGACGTCTACTGCTGGGGCTGGAACGCCAACGGCGAGGGCGGACGCGGCTCCAGCGCCGGCCAGATCAACACCCCGACCAAGGTCGACGGCATCGGCGGCGTCGCGTCGATCTCGATGCGGCTGGGCACCACCTGTGCCCTGACCACCGAGCACAAGGCCTACTGCTGGGGCGATAACCGCAACGGCCAGCTCGGCAACGGCAACACCAGCGACGAGTACCAGCCGCAACTCGTCGGGAATCTCCTCGACAAGAAGGTGACCTCGATCGCCGTCGGCGGCGGGTCGTCGAGCACCAGCCGGTTCAGCCAGGTCTGCGCCGTCGCCGACCACCAGCTGTACTGCTGGGGCGCCCCGATCGGCGACGGCTCCAGCGATCAGACGACGCCCGCGCTGGTGAGCGGAGTGGAGAAGGTCGAAGCGGTCACCACCGACCTGAACACCGTGTGCACGGTGGCGTCGGGCGACGTGTACTGCTGGGGCAGCGACGGCTACTCGCAGGCCGGCGGCTCCGGTGATCCGAAGATCGTGAACTCACCGCGTCAGGTCAACGGCCTCAGCAAGGTCACCGCGGTGATGACCGGCACGCTGACCAGCTGTGCCCGCTCCGGCGACGACCTCTACTGCTGGGGTGACGGAGAGATCGGTCAGCTCGGCAACGGCAGCAAGACCGAGAAGACGGCGACGCCGCAGAAGGTTCAGTTCCCGGCGTGA